Within Caulobacter segnis, the genomic segment CCTATTTCGGGGTCGCGGCCCTGGTCGCCGCCAGCGTCTCGCCGCCGGACAAGCGAGCCCGGTCGGTGGCCATGGTGATGATCGGCCTGACCATCGCCACCATCATCGGCGTGCCCATGGCCAACGTCGTGGGCCAGTGGATCGGCTGGCGCTGGGGCTTCGTGATCGTCGCGGCGCTGGCGTCCCTCACCGCCCTGTCGGTCTGGCTGTACGCACCGCGCGTCCCGGCCGACGCCAAGGCCAGCCCGCTGCGCGAGCTGTCGGCCCTGGCCAAGGGCCGGGTGTGGCTGACCCTGGCGATCGGCGCGATCGGCTTTGGCGGCATGTTCTGCGTCTACACCTATCTGGCCGACACCATGCTGGCCGTCACCCACGCCTCGCCCGCCGCCCTGCCGGTCGTGCTGGCGGTGTTTGGCGCCGGGATGACCGTCGGCACCCTGGTCTGCGCCTGGGCCGCCGACCGCGCCCTGATGCCGGCCATCGGCGCGATCCTGCTGTGGAGCGCCGGCGCGCTTGCCCTCTATCCGCTGGCCATCGGCAGCCTGTGGACGCTGATCCCGGTCGTCTTCCTGATCGGTTGCGGCGGCGGCCTGGGCGCGGTGCTGCAGACCCGGCTGATGGACGTGGCCGGCGAGGCCCAGACCCTGGCGGCGGCCCTGAACCACTCGGCGTTCAACACCGCCAACGCCCTGGGTCCCTGGCTGGGCGGCCTGGCCATCGCGGCCGGCTACGGCTGGGCCTCGACCGGTTGGGTCGGCGTCGCCCTGGCCCTGGGCGGCTTTATGATCTGGATCGTGGCGGCGCTGGACGCGCGTCAGCAGCGACAGCGGCTGACGCTGGCGGCGGCCGAGTAGCGAAAGCGGCTCAGCAGCCGCCGTCCACGGCCGCGTGCGCGCCGTTCAGCAGGTCGGCGACGGTGATCTGGGCCAGCCGGTCGGCCGCGGCGCGGTCGGCGGCGTGGATGGCCGAGCGCACCGCGTCGGGGATCTTCTCCCCCACCGGGCAGCCCTTCACGCCCTTGGGCGCGACGCCCAGGTGGGCGCAGCCATTCACCGCCCGCAGCACCAGGTCGAGCGTAATCGAATCGGCCGGCCTCAGCAGCCACGCCCCGCCGTTGGCGCCGGCGCGCGCGCCGATCAGCCCCGCCTTGCCCAGCATGGCGGTGACCCGGCGGACCACGACCGGATTGGTCGGGACCGAGGCGGCGAGTTCGGCGCTGGCGACGGCGCGGTCGGCGGAAAACGCCTCCTTGTGCGCCAGATAGGCCAGGGCGTGGGCCGCTACGGGAAATTTCTGACTGTCGGACATCTCTACCGGGAACGTAAGGTTGTCGGCCGCGCGTTCAACTGAAAACTGTTTCATCTTCGCAACGAGCCTGTCGGCGACGTCGGGGGATGATTGAACCGGCCGCGGATTGGGTGTATCGCGCCGCGCTTGATCGATATGGGTCGGCCGACAGCATTTTGCGAGGGCGGCCCGGAGGGATTGAATGGCTTCCGAAGCCTCCAGCGCCGCCGGCAACGACTGCGCGCCCGCGTCTTCCGATATTCCGCAGCAGGAGGGCGCCCCCTCCAACGGCAATGGCCAAGGCCACGGCGACGCGAAGGGTCATGGCTTCTTCGCCGTGGCTCTGGGTTCGATTGGCGTCGTTTTCGGCGATATCGGCACCAGCCCGCTATACGCCCTGCGCGAGGCCCTGGCCCATTCGCGCAGCACGACGGCGACCGAGCACGCGGTGCTGGGCGTGGTGTCGCTGGTCCTGTGGACCCTGACGCTGTTCGTGACGATCAAGTACGTCATCTTCTTCATGCGCGCCGACAACAAGGGCGAGGGCGGCACCCTGGCGCTCATGGCCCTGGCCCAGAAGGCCCTAGGCGGAACCGGCCGCAAGCGCTCGGTCGCGGTGTTCTTCCTCGGCGTGGTGGGCGCGGCCCTGTTCTACGGCGACGGGATCATCACCCCGGCCATCTCGGTGCTCTCGGCCGTCGAGGGCCTGAAGGACGCGCCGGGCGTGGGCCATGTCTTCACGCCCTACATCCTGCCGATCTCGGCCGGCATCCTGATCCTGCTGTTCGCCGTCCAGGCCAAGGGCACACACCGGATGGCCTCGCTGTTCGGTCCGTTCACCGCCGTCTGGTTCCTGATCCTGGGCGGCCTGGGCGCCTTCCACCTGGCCGACGACCTGTCGATCTTCCGCGCCTTCAATCCCTGGTACGGGATCCGCTTCCTGTTCGAGAACGGCTTCCTGGGCTTCGTGATCCTGGGCAGCGTGTTCCTGGTCGTCACCGGGGCCGAGGCGCTCTACGCCGACATGGGCCACTTCGGGAAGCGCCCGATCCAGGCCTCGTGGCTGTGCCTGGTGTTCCCCTGCCTGGCCCTAAACTATCTGGGTCAGGGCGCCCTGGTGCTGGACCATCCGGCCGCGCGCCACAATCCGTTCTGGGAGATGGTGCCCGGCTTCGCCTACTGGCCGGTGCTGCTGATGGCCACCGTCGCCACCGTCATCGCCAGCCAGGCGGTGATCACCGGCGCCTTCTCGATGACCCAGCAGGCCGTGCAGCTGGGCCTGCTGCCGCGCATCGAGATCAAGCGCACCTCCGAGACCCAGGCCGGCCAGATCTTCGTGCCGGCGGTGAACCAGTTGCTGCTGATCGGCGTGCTGGTGCTGCTGTTCGCCTTCCGCAGCTCGCACAAGCTGGCCAGCGCCTACGGCATCGCCGTGACCGGCGCGATGTTCGTCGACACCCTGCTGGCCTATGTGGTCATCCGCCGCGTGTGGAAGTGGAACCTGGGCCAGACCGCCCTGCTGCTGGTCCCGCTGGTCGCGCTGGACAGCGTGTTCATCGCCTCGAACATGCTGAAGATCCCCGACGGCGCCTGGCTGCCGCTGGTGTTCGGCGCGGTGCTGGTGCTGATCATGTGGACCTGGACGCGCGGGGCCAACATCCTGACCGCCAAGACCCGACGCGACAGCGTGCCCCTGGTCGACCTGATGGAGATCCTGCGCGCCCGCGCCCCGCACCGCGCGCCGGGCACGGCGATCTTCCTGACCTCCGACCCGGACATGACCCCGGTCGCCCTGATGCACAACCTCAAGCACAACAAGGTGCTGCACGAGCGCAACGTCATCCTGACCGTCCGCACCACCGAGACGCCGCGCGTCCGCGAGGAAGATCGGGTGACGATCGAGAAGGTCAACGACGACTTCAAGAAGGTTATCGTCAACTACGGCTTCATGGAGAGCCCGAACATCCCCAAGGCCCTGGCGGTGTGCCGCAAGCAGGGGCTGAAATTCGACATCATGGCCACCAGCTTCTTCCTGGGCAGGCGCTCGATCGTGCCGTCGGCCAACAGCGGCATGCCGCTGTGGCAGGACCGGCTGTTCATCTACCTGATGAAGAACGCGGCCAACCCGACGGACTTCTTCAAGATCCCGCCCGGCCGCGTCGTCGAACTGGGCGCCCAGGTCACCGTTTAAGAGCTACAGTCCCCGCCCATGGAAACGACCCTGCGCGTGCTGGGCGACGGTCTGTCGATCGCCGCCCTGGCCATCATCGCCGCCACCGCCCAAGGGGCCTGGAAACGGATCCCCAAGGGCGTGGCCGTGCCGATGCAATGGGGCTTCGACGGCAAGCCGACCTGGCGCGCGTCCAAGGCCTTGGGCCTGCTGACCATCCCGGTCCTGTCGATCATCGTGCTGCTGTCGTTCACCCTGACCCAGGCGACCTTCACCGACGATCCGATGCGGGCGATGATCATCTTCCTGGTCCGCGCCACCATCGCCGCCAGCCTGGCGCTGAGCCAGCTTTTCCACCTGCGGTTCGTCATCAGGACGTTGCAGGAA encodes:
- a CDS encoding MFS transporter codes for the protein MTTDSPKIHPGLVLLALALGGFAIGTTEFASMSLLPYFAKDLGVDAPTAGHAISAYAMGVVVGAPVIAVAAARLPRRVILTVLMAVFAVGNLLSALAPNFGWMIAFRFFSGLPHGAYFGVAALVAASVSPPDKRARSVAMVMIGLTIATIIGVPMANVVGQWIGWRWGFVIVAALASLTALSVWLYAPRVPADAKASPLRELSALAKGRVWLTLAIGAIGFGGMFCVYTYLADTMLAVTHASPAALPVVLAVFGAGMTVGTLVCAWAADRALMPAIGAILLWSAGALALYPLAIGSLWTLIPVVFLIGCGGGLGAVLQTRLMDVAGEAQTLAAALNHSAFNTANALGPWLGGLAIAAGYGWASTGWVGVALALGGFMIWIVAALDARQQRQRLTLAAAE
- a CDS encoding Rrf2 family transcriptional regulator, producing the protein MSDSQKFPVAAHALAYLAHKEAFSADRAVASAELAASVPTNPVVVRRVTAMLGKAGLIGARAGANGGAWLLRPADSITLDLVLRAVNGCAHLGVAPKGVKGCPVGEKIPDAVRSAIHAADRAAADRLAQITVADLLNGAHAAVDGGC
- a CDS encoding potassium transporter Kup encodes the protein MASEASSAAGNDCAPASSDIPQQEGAPSNGNGQGHGDAKGHGFFAVALGSIGVVFGDIGTSPLYALREALAHSRSTTATEHAVLGVVSLVLWTLTLFVTIKYVIFFMRADNKGEGGTLALMALAQKALGGTGRKRSVAVFFLGVVGAALFYGDGIITPAISVLSAVEGLKDAPGVGHVFTPYILPISAGILILLFAVQAKGTHRMASLFGPFTAVWFLILGGLGAFHLADDLSIFRAFNPWYGIRFLFENGFLGFVILGSVFLVVTGAEALYADMGHFGKRPIQASWLCLVFPCLALNYLGQGALVLDHPAARHNPFWEMVPGFAYWPVLLMATVATVIASQAVITGAFSMTQQAVQLGLLPRIEIKRTSETQAGQIFVPAVNQLLLIGVLVLLFAFRSSHKLASAYGIAVTGAMFVDTLLAYVVIRRVWKWNLGQTALLLVPLVALDSVFIASNMLKIPDGAWLPLVFGAVLVLIMWTWTRGANILTAKTRRDSVPLVDLMEILRARAPHRAPGTAIFLTSDPDMTPVALMHNLKHNKVLHERNVILTVRTTETPRVREEDRVTIEKVNDDFKKVIVNYGFMESPNIPKALAVCRKQGLKFDIMATSFFLGRRSIVPSANSGMPLWQDRLFIYLMKNAANPTDFFKIPPGRVVELGAQVTV